The window ATTCCGGAAgcattctaaaattcaaaaacttGCATAATGATACTGAGAAATGCAGCAAGGGaactaaaataaaaccaaacaggtACATGATCTGGAAATCAAGTAAGAAAGCATTTTCCAGCAAGAATACAGTGAATGCTGCAGAGAGTTCAGATCAAAATATGAATCAAACCTAATTATTGGATTTAGCCACGTGAGGTCACTGCGTCTCTCATGGATGAAGAATAGCTACAAAGGGGAATGATCTCAGATTTTACTAAGAAATAAGTCAATTTATGAAAATTCACCTTTATTAACACCAATATTAAGAACTGAATATGAACTAAGCATTTTCCTGGGTGCCAAGTGGAAGGACATAGTACAAACAAACATTATAGTCACTGGAATTTTTgtttaactataaaataaaaatgttctaaaggaTCACATAGATTATTGCCTTCTAGACTAAATTACCAGAAATATAAATACTCGTTtagcatatttttttcctttttttcttcaaaatgcttCAAGTTAAActctctttttcactcttctaAAGTGAAATATTCTAAGTCATGCCGAGGGGAAATCGCACAGTGACCGAGTTCATCCTGCTGGGCTTCACAACAGACCCCGTGATGCAGCTGGTCCTCTTTGCAGCCTTCCTCATCATGTACGTTTTGACTGTGGCAGGAAACGCCACCCTCATAGTGCTGATCTGTAATGACGCCAGGCTCCACACGCCCATGTATTTTTTCATTGGAAACCTGTCCTTTCTGGATCTCTGGTTGTCCTGTGTCTACATTCCAAAGATCCTAGCAATCTGCATCTCCGATGATAAAAGCATCTCCTTTGCTGGCTGCCTGGCTCAGTTCTTCTTTTCTGCTGGGCTGGACTATACTGAGTGTTACCTGCTGGCTGCCATGGcttatgaccgctatgtggccatctcaAAGCCACTGCTTTATTCTCAGGCCATGTCCATAAAACTAGGTGCATTTTTAGCAGCAGCCTCATATCTCGGTGGCTTTAATAACTCTGCTGTCCTCACCAAGAaaactttctcctttgatttctgTAATGACAATGTCATTGATGACTTTTTCTGTGACTTGCTTCCCCTGGTGAAGCTGGCCTGTGGCAGGACAGAGGGCTACCAGACTCTGATGTACTTTCTCCTGAGCTCCAACGTCATCACCCCCATCGCCCTCATCCTGGCCTCCTACCTCTTCATCATCGCCACCATCCTGAGGATCCGCTCCACCCAGGGCCGCCtcaaggccttctccacctgctcctcccacctggtCTCTGTCACCTTGTACTATGGCTCCATCCTCTACATCTACTCTCGTCCCCAAACTAGCTACTTTTTGGACACGGACAAAATCGTCTCTACCTTTTACACTGTGGTGTTCCCAATGTTGAACCCCttgatctacagcctgaggaataAGGATGTGAAAGGGGCTCTGAACAAACTCTTCAAATGATCATGACTGTCCTTCTGAGCAGGGAGCAGATTCAGTTGTTGATGAGGTTATTTGTCTATCAAGCAGAGCTGCCCTTGTGCTCCCCTGTGATATAATACAATGCAAATTATGGGATTTCCACCCTTGGTGTATGGTAGGTGAAGAATCTAAGATAATAAATTTACAGTAAT of the Sciurus carolinensis chromosome 11, mSciCar1.2, whole genome shotgun sequence genome contains:
- the LOC124960265 gene encoding olfactory receptor 1013-like; translation: MPRGNRTVTEFILLGFTTDPVMQLVLFAAFLIMYVLTVAGNATLIVLICNDARLHTPMYFFIGNLSFLDLWLSCVYIPKILAICISDDKSISFAGCLAQFFFSAGLDYTECYLLAAMAYDRYVAISKPLLYSQAMSIKLGAFLAAASYLGGFNNSAVLTKKTFSFDFCNDNVIDDFFCDLLPLVKLACGRTEGYQTLMYFLLSSNVITPIALILASYLFIIATILRIRSTQGRLKAFSTCSSHLVSVTLYYGSILYIYSRPQTSYFLDTDKIVSTFYTVVFPMLNPLIYSLRNKDVKGALNKLFK